The following proteins are encoded in a genomic region of Sorangiineae bacterium MSr12523:
- a CDS encoding polyhydroxyalkanoic acid system family protein has protein sequence MATIDIARPHALTKEEAKKRAEELAKGMQEKLGIVWNWVGDAIEFNVPGGAAKGAKGKVGVSDREVRVEVDLPFMLKMMKGTIEEKIQEKLKALL, from the coding sequence ATGGCCACCATCGACATCGCCCGCCCGCATGCGCTCACCAAGGAAGAAGCCAAGAAACGAGCCGAGGAGCTTGCAAAAGGCATGCAGGAGAAGCTCGGAATCGTCTGGAACTGGGTTGGCGACGCCATCGAGTTCAACGTCCCGGGCGGTGCGGCGAAAGGTGCCAAGGGCAAGGTCGGCGTCTCGGACCGCGAAGTCCGCGTCGAGGTGGACCTCCCCTTCATGCTCAAGATGATGAAGGGCACCATCGAAGAGAAGATCCAAGAGAAGCTCAAGGCCCTGCTGTAA
- the atpC gene encoding ATP synthase F1 subunit epsilon — MAENKIELEIVTPRGRALTASVDEVTAPSVNGELGVLPGHLPLLAALQSGVVSYRVSGEQKKCAVGPGFAEIGPEKLLILTDEFCEREGLDPVPLRKELAEIDAQLDKLIAESTVEAPAAAQRRELAARENWIAAQLELYGDPPAPTLRTEEFGPTPPPADENGGDESSGTKHEK; from the coding sequence ATGGCCGAAAATAAGATCGAGTTGGAGATCGTGACGCCGCGCGGGCGTGCGCTCACCGCATCGGTGGACGAGGTGACTGCGCCCAGCGTCAACGGCGAGCTCGGTGTCCTTCCGGGGCACTTGCCGCTGTTGGCGGCACTGCAAAGCGGCGTCGTCTCGTACCGCGTGTCGGGCGAGCAGAAAAAGTGCGCGGTGGGTCCGGGCTTTGCCGAAATCGGCCCGGAGAAGCTTCTCATCCTGACCGACGAATTCTGCGAACGCGAAGGCCTCGACCCCGTGCCGCTCCGCAAAGAGCTGGCCGAAATCGACGCGCAGTTGGACAAGCTCATTGCCGAATCGACGGTGGAAGCACCGGCCGCTGCCCAGCGCCGGGAGCTCGCCGCCCGCGAGAACTGGATCGCCGCACAGCTCGAGCTCTATGGCGATCCGCCCGCGCCCACGCTCCGCACCGAGGAGTTCGGCCCGACGCCTCCGCCCGCCGATGAAAACGGCGGGGACGAGTCCAGCGGCACGAAGCACGAAAAATGA
- a CDS encoding peptidyl-prolyl cis-trans isomerase: protein MSESQGSARTAAIGLGVVVAVLALVLAFKGGGSKTAAVDAGVDAGAVADAALDGAGTTSAEVDAGGDPFGLDGVGSAPTEREDRLDSGIGATLPDGTPVPPLPNTAPRAVRLGVILVTYEGAQGAPAKARSKAEAKELAAKLAAEAKTDFHAAVSHGDSGSADDLGRIPRGTLELAPEYVLFTMPSGQTSEPIDTPRGFWIVKRLD from the coding sequence ATGAGTGAATCGCAGGGGTCCGCCCGCACGGCGGCAATCGGCCTGGGGGTCGTGGTTGCCGTCCTTGCGTTGGTTCTTGCCTTCAAAGGCGGCGGCTCGAAAACGGCCGCCGTCGACGCAGGGGTGGACGCTGGCGCAGTGGCGGACGCGGCGTTGGATGGTGCCGGAACGACGTCCGCCGAGGTGGACGCAGGCGGCGATCCCTTTGGCCTGGACGGTGTCGGCTCCGCACCAACGGAACGCGAGGACCGGCTCGATTCGGGCATCGGGGCCACGCTTCCGGATGGAACGCCGGTGCCTCCCCTGCCCAACACGGCGCCGCGCGCGGTGCGTCTGGGCGTCATCTTGGTGACCTACGAGGGTGCGCAGGGCGCGCCGGCGAAGGCGCGATCGAAGGCCGAGGCCAAGGAATTGGCCGCGAAACTTGCAGCCGAAGCGAAAACCGACTTCCACGCCGCCGTGAGCCATGGCGACAGCGGATCGGCCGACGATCTCGGCCGGATCCCGCGGGGGACGTTGGAACTCGCCCCGGAATACGTGCTTTTCACGATGCCGTCGGGGCAAACGAGCGAACCTATCGATACGCCGCGCGGGTTTTGGATCGTGAAACGCCTCGATTGA